One Rhododendron vialii isolate Sample 1 chromosome 2a, ASM3025357v1 genomic region harbors:
- the LOC131317035 gene encoding uncharacterized protein LOC131317035 produces MGDQTGAIGGEQGSPLVECFIPNEYESTSCIVMPTVRANQYEIRPGTLQMLPSFYGKPNEDPYDNLNQFMETSKIICIRDFDKDALKLLLFPFSLKDKAKQWLNSLPANSITSWTQMCEEFLKKYFSIGKTTLHRQEITGFTQHDGEQFHESWERFNDLLRTCPHHAIPKWQLVQSFYQGLMEPHRQLVDSSSGGTFLHKNVNDAWKLFENLSENSQHRASSLRHSRGAASSSSKQRGVYEVQPSNDLTHQVAALTKTLKELITSGQHPLPVGHHPPTFQEVCGICASPMHYITDCPSASQYPEFVQEQVSAAQGFSRPSYDPFSPTYNAGWKDHPNFSWRTQNQGSPSSLQQRSHNLSGFNQPKPNYPSKFNQMASQRAPQPFQQAPPPSQVPQPQRSPNFDETM; encoded by the coding sequence ATGGGCGACCAAACAGGAGCAATTGGTGGGGAACAGGGCTCCCCATTGGTGGAGTGTTTTATTCCAAATGAGTATGAGTCCACTTCGTGCATAGTCATGCCCACGGTAAGAGCCAACCAATACGAGATAAGGCCAGGCACTTTACAGATGTTGCCCTCATTTTATGGGAAACCAAACGAGGATCCTTATGATAACTTGAACCAATTCATGGAAACGAGCAAAATTATTTGCATTCGTGACTTTGATAAGGATGCATTGAAATTACTCcttttcccattctcgttgAAGGATAAGGCCAAACAGTGGTTGAACTCCTTACCGGCAAACTCCATCACCTCTTGGACTCAGATGTGCGAAGAGTTCCTAAAGAAATATTTCTCCATCGGTAAGACAACCCTTCATAGACAAGAGATCACCGGATTTACCCAACACGATGGAGAACAGTTTCATGAATCTTGGGAGAGATTCAATGACCTTCTTAGGACGTGTCCTCACCATGCTATCCCCAAGTGGCAGCTTGTTCAATCTTTTTACCAGGGTTTGATGGAACCACATCGCCAACTGGTAGATTCTTCTAGTGGTGGGACCTTCCTGCATAAGAATGTGAACGATGCATGGAAGTTATTCGAAAACCTTAGTGAAAACTCTCAACATCGTGCATCTTCCCTTAGACATTCGAGAGGGGCAGCGTCTAGTTCTTCCAAACAGAGAGGGGTCTATGAGGTTCAGCCCTCTAATGACCTTACACATCAAGTAGCTGCCTTGACCAAAACATTGAAAGAGTTAATCACTTCGGGTCAACATCCTCTCCCTGTGGGACATCATCCACCCACTTTTCAGGAGGTGTGTGGGATTTGTGCTAGTCCCATGCATTACATCACTGATTGCCCCTCTGCCTCCCAATATCCAGAGTTTGTGCAAGAGCAAGTTAGTGCTGCACAAGGGTTCTCCAGGCCAAGCTACGACCCATTTTCTCCTACATACAATGCTGGTTGGAAAGATCACCCAAACTTTTCTTGGAGGACGCAAAATCAAGGCAGTCCCTCCTCTTTGCAACAGAGATCGCACAACCTAAGTGGTTTCAACCAACCAAAGCCCAATTACCCAAGCAAATTTAATCAAATGGCTTCCCAAAGGGCACCACAGCCCTTCCAACAAGCACCTCCTCCTTCTCAGGTGCCCCAGCCTCAACGGTCTCCCAATTTTGACGAGACCATGTGA